Within Azoarcus sp. DD4, the genomic segment CGGTGGCGTCGTAGCCGGCGCCGGCCGAAACCGCGAGGCGGCTGTCGCGCACGAGGCGGCGGGTGAGGCGGGCGCCGTCGTAACCGTCGAGGATCGCGGCCAGCACCTGCAGCGCATAGGCGTCGCGGTCGGCTGCCGGCCTGCGCAGCGCGGGCGCCTGCCAGGCGAGTGCAAGGTAGGGCAGCTCGGCCGGCGCCTTCACGCTGGCGCCGCGGGCGCCGCGCTGGGCCGGTTCGCTGGAAATCCTGCGCTCGGGCAGCGGACGTGCGGGGATCGCGCCGTAATGCTCCTTGGCCTGGCGGAACACCGCCTGGTGGGAAACGTCGCCGACGACGACCAGATAGGCGTTGTTGGGCGCGTACCAGCGCTTGTACCAGGTGCGTGCGTCGGCGGCGGTCATGCTGTCGAGGTCGGTCATCCAGCCGATCACCGGCCGGCGATAGGGGTGGGCCTGGAAGGCGCTTGCCATCAGCTGCTCGTGCACCAGCGCGCGCGGTTGGTCATCGGTGCGCAGCCGCCGTTCTTCCTTCACCACGTCGACCTCGCGCGCGAACTCCTCGTCGGTGATGACGAGATTGATCATGCGGTCGGCTTCCAGTGCCATCACATCGCCGAGGTGGGCGGGCGGCACTTGCTGGAAGTAGGCTGTGTAGTCCTTGCTGGTGAAGGCGTTGTCGCGGCCGCCGATGGCGGCGACGCGCTTGTTGAATTCGCCGGGGCCGACCTTCTTCGTGCCTTTGAACATCATGTGTTCGAGCACATGGGCGACACCGGACACGCCGTCCGGCTCGTCCATCGAGCCGCTGCGATACCACACCATGTGGACGACGGACGGCGCGCGGCGGTCTTCCTTGACGATGACCTTCATGCCGTTGGCGAGGGTGGTCTCGTAGGTGGCGGCCTGCGGGCCGGGATTGGCGTGGGCGGCGCTGCCGAAGGCGAGTGCGGCGATGAACAGCAGGGGGCGCGGAAAGGTGAGCCGAAACATGGAGATGTCCTGCATCTGATAGAATTCGCGGCGCTTTTCGAGAGCGGGCGCTGCCCGCCCTTTCGGGGAGCCGCATCTTAGCCTTATCCGGATCGTCGTGCCCGAGTCGCACGCCGCGTCCGGGAGTGGCAGCCTTGTTGCAGCCGCGTTGCAGATTTGCTGCAAGCCAGGGGCTGCCTTGTAACGAACGCCCCCTCTGACCCGAGCGCCCATGTTTGGTTTCTTCAAGAAGTCCGGCAAGTCCGAATCCGCCGATCGCGCCGGACAGCCTCCTGCCGACGAATCGCCGGCGACGCTGCCCGCGCCGGTAGCCGAGCCGGCGCCCGTCGCGGCCGACCTTCCCGTTCCCGCCGCAGTGCCCGCGGCCCCTGCAGCCGAGGCGGTGCCCAAGCGCTCCTGGGCCGATCGCCTCAAGGCCGGCCTGGCACGCACCCGCCAGCAGTTGGGCGGCGGGCTGGCCAGCCTGTTCGGCCGGCGCAAGATCGACGAAGACCTGCTCGAGGAGCTGGAAACCACGCTGCTGATGGCCGACTGCGGCGTCGATGCCACCCAGCACCTGCTCGACGAACTGCGCCTGCGCTGGAAGCGCGACCGGCTGGAGACTGCCGACCAGCTGCAGGAAGCGCTGGCCGAGGCGCTGCACGGCATCATCGCACCGCTGGAGCAGCCGCTCGAGGTCGCCGGCCACAAGCCCTACATCATCATGATCGCGGGGGTGAACGGCTCGGGCAAGACGACCTCCATCGGCAAGCTCGCCAAGTATTTCCAGTCGCAGGGCAAGAGCGTGCTGCTGGCTGCCGGCGACACCTTCCGTGCGGCGGCGCGCGAGCAGCTGATGACCTGGGGCGAGCGCAACAACGTCACCGTGATCGCCCAGGACGGCGGCGATGCTGCGGCGGTGATCTTCGACGCGATCAACGCCGCGCGGGCGCGCGGCATCGATATCGTACTGGCCGACACCGCCGGCCGCCTGCCGACCCAGCTGCACCTGATGGAAGAAATTGCCAAGGTCCGCCGCGTGATCGCCAAGGCCGACCCCACCGGTCCGCATGAAGTGGTGCTGGTGCTCGACGCCAACATCGGCCAGAACGCGCTCGCCCAGGTGAAGGCCTTCGATGCCGCGATCGGCGTCACCGGCCTGGTCGTGACCAAGCTCGACGGCACTGCCAAGGGCGGCGTGCTGGCGGCGATAGCCCGCCAGTGCCCGAAGCCGCTGCGCTTCATCGGCGTCGGCGAGGGCATCGACGACCTGCAGCCCTTCAAGGCGCGCGAGTTCGTCGACGCGCTGTTCGAGCCGGTGCCGGGGGCGCCGGGCAAGCGGACCGACGCCGACGCATGATCGCCTTCGAACAGGTAGCCAAGCGCTACGCCGGCGGCTACACGGCGCTCGCCGGCGTCAGCTTCGAGATCGGCCACGGCGAACTGGTGGTGCTGTCCGGGCATTCCGGCGCCGGCAAGAGCACGCTGCTCAAGCTCATCCCGGTGATAGAGCGGCCGACCAGCGGTACCGTGCGCATCAACGGCGAAGACGTCTCGCGCCTGCCGCGCCGGGCGATTCCCTACCTGCGCCGCAACCTCGGTCTGGTGCTGCAGGAAAGCCGGCTGCTGTTCGATCGCAGCGTATTCGACAACGTCATGCTGCCGCTGGTCATCACCGGCCATCCGCCGCGCGACGCGGCCAAGCGGGTGGCGGCCGCGCTGGAGCGCGTCGGTCTCGGCGGGCGCGACAAGGAAATGCCTGCCGGCCTGTCGGGCGGCGAGCAGCAACGGGTGGCGATCGCGCGCGCCATCGTCAATCGCCCCACCATCCTGCTGGCCGACGAGCCGACGGCCCACCTCGATCCGGCCTCGGCACGCGACATCGCTGCGCTGTTCAAGTCCTTCAACGGCGCCGGCGTTACCGTGCTGGTATCTACCCATGATGCGGGGCTGTTTGCCGAGAACGCGCCGCGGCGCCTGGTACTGAGCCACGGTGTGCTGGCGGAGGGTGCATGATCCACTGGTTCTACCTGCATATCCGCGCGATCGCGCATGCGCTGCGCCGCCTCGGCGGGCAGCCGCTGGGGACGCTGCTGTCGGCGCTCGTCGTCGGGATCGCGCTGTCCTTGCCGGCGGGCGGCTACCTGCTGCTCGACAATGTCGCATCCCTGGTGCGGGGGGTGTCCGGCACGCCGGAGATCAGCATCTTCCTCGACCCCAAGGCTGGCGCCGGCGAGGTCGCCGCGATCGACAAGAAGCTGCGGGCGGAGCCCATGCTGGCGAGCTACCGCTACGTGCCGCGCGACGAGGCACTCAAGCAGCTCGAACGCAGCGGGCTGGGCGACGTGCTTGGCGGGCTGACCGCCAATCCGCTGCCGGATGCCTTCATCGTCAGCCCGCGCGGCGAGGATCCGGCCCTGTTCGAACAGCTGTCGACCCGCATGAAGGCCTGGCCGGCGGTGACGCACGTGCAGCTCGATTCGGCCTGGGTCAAGCGTCTGCACGCACTGCTTGGTCTCGGGCGCTCGGCGGTGATGATGCTGGCGGCGCTGCTCGGCTTCGCGCTGGTGATCGTTACCTTCAACACCATCCGGCTGCAGATCATGACGCAGCGCCAGGAGATCGAGGTGAGCCGCCTGCTGGGTGCGACCGACCCTTTCATCCGCCGCCCTTTCTACTGGTTCGGCGGGCTGCAGGGGGCGCTTGGCGGGCTGGTGGCGCTCGGTACGGTGTGGCTGGGCGTGCGTGCGTTGTCAGGGCCGGTGTCGGCGCTGGCGGAAACCTACGGCGCGGTGTTCGTGCTCGCCGGGCCGGACGGGCTCGAGTCGGGCGTCATCGTCGCCTTCGCCGCCTTCCTCGGCTGGCTGGGGGCTGCGATCTCGGTGCGGCGCCACCTCGCTGGGGATTGAAAGTCCGCAGGTCGTCCCCAGATGCATAAGCTCATGCACAACGGCATACAATCCGGCTTTCGTGCTTCATAGCTCTTTGCAATGACGGGTATCTTGATAATTAATTAGATCAATTTTCTGCCCGACCTTACACTTCATTCCATCGAGTTTTCACCACGACGTTCCATCAACTTCTCGGAGAGTCTGCAATGTCCCTGATCAACACCAAAGTCCAGCCGTTCAAGACCACCGCGTTTCACAACGGCAAGTTCGTGCCGGTTACCGACGAAAACTTCATCGGCAAGTGGTCCGTGGTGATCTTCATGCCGGCCGCCTTCACCTTCAACTGCCCGACCGAAATCGAAAACGCCGCCGAGCACTACGAAGAGTTCCAGAAGGCCGGCGCCGAGGTCTACATTGTCACCACCGACACCCACTTCTCGCACAAGGTGTGGCACGAGACCTCGCCGGCGGTCGGCAAGGCCAAGTTCCCGCTCGTCGGCGACCCGACCCACCAGCTGACCAAGGCCTTCGACGTGCATATCGAGGAAGAGGGTCTGGCGCTGCGCGGCACCTTCGTGATCAACCCGGAAGGCATCATCAAGACCGTCGAAGTGCACTCCAACGAGATCGCCCGCGACGTCTCGGAAACCCTGCGCAAGCTGAAGGCCGCCCAATACACCGCCGCCCACCCGAACGAAGTGTGCCCGGCCAAGTGGAAGGAAGGCGAGAAGACGCTGGCCCCGTCCATCGACCTCGTCGGCAAGATCTAAAAGCATCCGCTGCATCGCCCGGGCCTATCCGGCCCTGGGCAAAGTGCTCTGCAGCCGGCCACGCGCCGGCTGTGTCGTATCTGGGCTCGCCGAAAACAGCGGCAGCCCGAAAAAATCCGAGGGAGAAGTCATCATGCTGGACGCCAATATCAAGACTCAACTGAAAGCCTATCTGGAACGGGTGACGCAGCCGATCGAGATCGTGGCGTCGCTGGACGATGGCGAAAAATCGCGTGAAATGCGCGAACTGCTCAGCGATGTCGCCGAGCAGTCCAACCTCATCACCGTGATCGAGCGCCGCGACGACAATGAGCGCAAGCCCTCGTTCTCGGTCGGCCCCAAGGGCGGAGAGGCGCGCGTGCGTTTCGCCGGCCTGCCGATGGGCCATGAATTCACCTCGCTCATCCTCGCGCTGCTGCAGACCGCCGGCTATCCGCCCAAGGTCGAAGCCGACGTGATCGAGCAGATCAAGGCGCTCGAAGGCGAGTTCAACTTCGAGACCTACATTTCGCTGTCCTGCCATAACTGCCCCGACGTGGTGCAGGCGCTCAACCTGCTGTCCATCCTCAATCCCAACATCCGCCACACCATGATCGACGGCGCGCTGTTCCAGGACGAGGTCGAGGCGCGCAAGATCATGGCAGTGCCCACGGTCTATCTGAACGGTCAGGAGTTCGGCGCCGGCCGCATGGAGCTGGGCGAGATCCTCGGCAGGATCGACACTGGCGCGGCCAAGCGCGACGCCGCCAAGCTGTCGGCCAAGGACGTGTTCGACGTGCTCGTCGTCGGCGGCGGCCCGGCCGGCGCGGCGGCGGCGATCTATGCGGCGCGCAAGGGCATCCGCACCGGCGTGCTGGCCGAGCGTTTCGGCGGCCAGGTGATGGACACGCTGGCGATCGAGAACTTCATCTCGGTCAAGGAGACCGAAGGGCCCAAGCTGGCGATGGCGTTGGAAGAGCACGTCAAGCAGTACGAAGTCGACGTGATGAATCTGCAGCGAGCGAGCGCACTGGTGCCGGGCGAGCTGCACGAGGTGAAGCTGGAAAACGGCGCCTCGCTGAAGGCCAAGACGGTGATCCTCGCCACCGGTGCACGCTGGCGCGAGATGAACGTGCCGGGCGAGAAGGAGTACCGCGGCAAGGGTGTGGCCTACTGCCCGCACTGCGACGGTCCGCTGTTCAAGGGCAAGCGCGTGGCGGTGATCGGCGGCGGCAACTCCGGCGTCGAGGCCGCGATCGACCTCGCCGGCATCGTCGCCCATGTGACGCTGCTGGAGTTCGCCGATACCTTGCGTGCGGACGCAGTGCTGCAGAAGAAGCTCGCCAGCCTGCCCAACGTCACGGTGATCAAGAGCGCGCAGACCACGGAAGTGACAGGTGCCGATAAGGTGAACGGCCTGGTCTACAAGGATCGCGTGAGCGGCGAGGAAAAGCGCATCGAGCTCGAAGGCATCTTCGTGCAGATCGGCCTGCTGCCCAACACCGACTTTCTCAAGGGCACGGTCGAGCTCAGCAAGTTCGGTGAAATCATCGTCGATGCCAAGGGCCAGACCTCGGTGCCGGGTGTGTTCGCTGCCGGTGACTGCACCACGGTGCCGTACAAGCAGATCATCATCGCCATGGGCGAGGGTTCCAAGGCTTCGCTGGCGGCCTTCGATCACCTGATCCGCACCTCGGTCCCGGCCTGATCCGGCGCGACACGATGATGTCCGGCCCCGCCATGTGGCGGGGCTTTTTTTTCGCCCGCGTTCAGGCCGCGTAGCGCGCCTCCTCCGGCGTCGCGTACATCAACGGGGCAAGCGCCGCGCCGATGCGGGCCTGCTGCGCCGGAGTCGTCATGCGCGCCAGTACCGCCTGGAAGTGCGGTACCTGCACACCGGACACGATGTACTGCCAGCGGTAGGCCTTGAGCATGGTCGTGTAGATGCGCTCCATCTCGTCCTCGTCGAAGTCCTGCGGCGCGACCGCGATGAAATATTCGGCGTCGGCGGTGGCCTGCATCTGCAGGATGCCGTCGACCGCGGCGACCAGGGCGATGAGGTCGTCCACTGCGCGGTCGCGCGCGTCATCGTCCAGTTTCTCGTCCTCGCGCATCCACTCCAGCTCGTCGAGGATGGCGTGTTGCGATTCCTCCTTCCAGTGGTAGAGGAAGACGTCCTTGAACAGTGGCGACAGTGTCGGATCGGCGGCGATGCTCTCGCGGTAGTGCATCTGGGTGAAAAGTTCTATGTGGCAGGTCAGTCCGAGCACCGCCCAAGTCGAGGCGGCCAGCACCGCGCGGGCGACCTCGTCGGATTGCGGCAGGAAGCGGTAACCCGGTGGCAGGCCGGCCGCGATCATCGATTCGATCCGGCGGAACATCGCCTGGTGCTTGAGCTCCTCGTCGGTGAAGCGCACCAGCGCTTCGAGTGCGGTCTGGTCGCCCAGCCAGTGCTCACGGCTGACCTCGAGGATCTTCGCGCCGATGAAGCGTTCGACCAGGCCGAAGATGTTGGCGTAGCTGCGGCCCTGCACCTGGCTGAAGAGGCGGCGCGCGGCGGGCATGAGAAAGTCGAGCTCGTCGGCCATGGACAGCCCGTCGGGCAGGAATTTGTGGCCGAAGTCGAAGTCACGGCTGCGGATCACGTCGCGATCGATATCCCAGCGCACACGGCGCGAGGTATCCACGCAGCGGGCGTAGCGGCCGGGGTCGACCGCGGTGGGCCTGGCGGTGACGTGGTCGGTGGTGGCGATGGTGGTTTGCATGTTGGTCTCCTGTGGTTCACATTGAAAGCGGGCTGCTTGCGGCGTCGCCTGCTCGGGTCTGCACCGGGGCGCGGTACGGTTCGTACTCTGGGCGCCGCGGGTAATCCGCCGATTTCTGCGGTGAAACACTGTGTTGTCGCTTTGTATCGGTGGCGGGAGGCGTGCATGACGTGCAGCGGGCACATCCTGGTGGTCGACGACGATCCGAGCGTGCGGGCAATGCTGAATGACTACCTTGTCACCCACGGCTACACCGTGCGCTGCGCCGACAGTGGCGCGGCGATGCGCGGCGCGCTGGAAGAGGCGCTGCCGGACGTCGTCCTGCTCGACGTGCGCCTGCCTGGCGAGGACGGCCTGACGCTGGCGCGTTTCCTGCGCGAGCGCTACGACGTAGGCATCATCATGGTGACCGCCTCGGGCGACGTGATCGACCGTGTGGTGGGGCTGGAGGTGGGGGCCGACGATTACATCGCCAAGCCCTTCGACCCGCGCGAACTGCTTGCCCGGGTAAAGAGCGTGCTGCGCCGTATGCAGTCCCGCCCGCCGGCGGAGCCGGCCGCGGCCCCGGCGGTGGGGTTGCTGGAGGCGGTGGGCTGCTGCCGTCTCGACCGCAGCGCCCACCGCCTGCTCGACGCGCGCGGCGAGGATGTGCCGATGACCGCGATGGAGTTCGACCTGCTCGCCGTCTTCCTCGACCACCCCAACCGGGTGCTCAGCCGCGACCAACTGCTGACGCTGACCCGCAATCGCGAGTGGGAGCCTTTCGACCGCTCGATCGACATCCGCATCGCCCGGCTGCGGCGCAAGATCGAGGCCGATCCGGCGCATCCGCGCAGCATCCGCACCGTGCGCGGCAGCGGCTACATGTTCGTGCCCGGCGCGCCCTGAGAAAGCCGGCGTCGGGCAATGTAACCGGCGCGTTTCAATGGTTTCGGTCCGGTTGCCACGGTGTCCGCCCGGTGATCGCCCGGCTACACTCGAAACGCACCTTCCGCAGCCGCAGGGGAGACGCCATGAACGATCGTCCGTTGCCGGTGGTGGCCGCCATGGCCGAGGCCTACCGCGAGGTTGCCGCCATCGTCTTCGCCAAGGATTGCTCCGGCCGCTACCTGTTCGTGAATCGCAGTTTCGAGCGCCTCGCCGGCCGCCCGGCGTCGGAGATCGTCGGTGCGGGTGACATCGACCTCTTCCCGCCGGACATCGCCACCGCCTTCAGTCGCAACGACGCCCAGGTGCTCGGCGAACGGCGTGCGCTGGAATTCGAGGAGACAGCGCTGTTCCAGGGTGAGCGCCGACTGTACGCGACGATGAAGTCGCCGCTGTTCGATGGCGATGGCGCGCTCGTCGGGCTGATCGGCGTGGCCAAGGACGTCACCGCAAGGCAGCGCACCAGCCTTGCGCTGCAGGAGGCTGCACTGGCGGTGTCCAGCGCCGGTTCGGACCGTATCTTCCAGGAGCTCACGCGCTACCTGTCGACCATCCTCGACGCCGATTACGCCTTCATCGGCGAACTGATGGCGGGCGAGCCGCAACGGGTTAGCACGCGCGGCATCTACGGCGACGGCGCCTACCAGGAAAACATGTCCTACGTGCTCGCCACCACGCCGTGCCGGACGGTGGTGGGGCATGGATTCCGGCTGTTCGCCGCCGATGTCGGCGCGCAGTTCCCGGCGGATGGCCAGCTCTCCGCGCTGGGGCTCAAGTCGTACGCCGGCTATCCGCTGTGCGATCCGGCCGGGCGGCCGATAGGCGTGATCGCGGTGTTGTCGCGGCGCCCCATGCAGGACGAGGAGTTGGTGGCGTCGGTACTCAAGATCTTCTCGGTGCGGGCGGCGGCCGAGATCGAGCGCCAGCGCGCCGAGGCCGCGTTGCGGGCGTCGGAGGCGAGCTACCGTGCCATCTTCGACGCCGCGGAGGATGCGATCTTCGTCCACGACGCCGACACCGGCGAGATCGTCGACGCCAACCCCAAGGCCTGCCGCGCCTACGGTTACAGCTACGACGAACTCTGTGCGATGCCGGTCGATGCCCTGTGTTCGGGCGAACCACCCTACACCGGCGAAGAGGCGGCGCGCCTGATCGCCGAGGCGCGGCGCAGCGGCCGGCCGTTGCAGCTGGAATGGCACCGGCGCAACAAAGACGGCAGCCTGCACTGGGACGAACTGGTACTGAAGATGGCTGAGATCGCCGGCACCCCGCGCCTGCTTGCCTTCACCCGGGAGATCACCGCGCGCAAGCTCGCCGAGGATGCCCTGCGCCGCAGCGAGGCACGTTTGCGCGCCACGGTGGAGGCGGCGTTCGACTGCGTGATCGGCATGGACGCCGAAGGGCGGGTGATCGAATTCAATCCGGCGGCCGAGCGCGTCTTCGGCCATGCGCGCGGCGCGGCGATGGGCCGCCAGCTTGCGGAACTTATCGTGCCGGCGCGCCATCGGGAGGCTCACTCCCGCGGGTTGGCACGCTACCTTGCCACCGGACACGGCCCATTTCTCGGTCGTAGCGTGGAGCTCACCGCGCTGCACGCCGACGGTCGCGAATTTCCGGTGGAGCTGGCCATAGGCACGGCGCGCGCTGCGGAAGGCGATATCTTCATCGGCTACCTGCGCGACATCACCGCACGCAAGCGCGCCGAGGCCGAGCGCAACGCGCTCGAGGCGCAGCTGCGTCAGGCACAGAAGATGGAAGCGATCGGTCATCTGGCGGGAGGCATCGCCCACGACTTCAACAATCTGCTCGCCGGCATCCTCGGTTACGTGGTGCTCGGCATCGAGCGCGCGGAGGACGACGGCGATGCGGTGCAGGCGCGCTACCTGGAGCAGGCGCGGCTGTCTTGCGAACGCGCACGCGATCTCATCGGCCAGATGCTCACCTTCAGCCGCGGCCAGCGCGGCGCGCCGCGTCTGCTCGAACTCGGCCCGCTGGTGGTCGAATCGCTCGGCCTCGCACGGCCATCCTTCCCGGCTGCGGTGGCAATACACAGCGACTTCGCCGACGACGTGCCTCTGGTGTTCGCCGATCCGGTGCATATCGAGCAGGTGCTGCTCAACCTGTGCCTCAATGCCCGCGACGCGATGGGCGGGGGTGGCACGCTGGTGGTGGGCGTGCGCCATCAGCCACGGGTAAAGGGCGTGTGCTGCAGCTGCCGCCAGCCGGTGGAGGGCGACTACGTCGAATTGTCGGTGACCGACTCCGGGCCCGGTATCGCACCTGCGGTGATGGACCGGATGTTCGAGCCCTTCTTCAGCACCAAGGGGGGCGGCAAGGGCGGCGGCCACGGTTCCGGCATGGGGCTGGCGATGGTGCATGGCATCGTCCATGAGCAGGATGGCCATGTGCTGGTCGATACCGGCAGCGACGGCACCCGGTTCCGCGTGTTGCTCCGGCCGCAGGCCGCTGTCGGCATGGCGTCCGACGACCGCGGGCATGGGCGCAGGGCGCTACCCGCCGGCCGTCTGGCCGGGCGGGTGCTGCTGGTCGACGACGAGCCGACGGTGCTTGGCTGCATGGGAGAGCTGCTGCAGCGCTGGGGCGTCGAGGTGTGCGCGTTCAGCGATCCGCTGGCTGCGCGCGCTCGCCTGGTCGCCGGCGAGCACATCGACCTGCTGCTGACCGATCAGGCGATGCCGGGCTTGTCCGGGGTGGAACTCGCGCGCGATGCGCGCGCCGTGCGCCCGGCGCTGCCTGTGGTGCTCTACAGCGGCAACGCGCACGCGCTGCCGGCCAATGGTGCCGACGGACTGGCGGCGGTGCTGGACAAGCCGGTCGATCCGCAGCGCCTGTTCGCGCTGCTGGCGCGCTATCTCCCGGTTGCCTGAGCCGGGCATCGCTTCAGGTCCTCACGGGCGTGCTTGCCGGCATGGCGGAGGTGGGCCGGTGCGACGCGCCGTATCAGTCCGCCGGCGAGCAGGCTGCCGACGATGTTGGCCCCGCCTGCGACTGCCAGCCAGGCGCCGGCAAGTCCGGACGGCAAACCGCAGGCGGTGATGACGCCGGGCACGTGGGTGACGAGGAAGGTGACGTGGAAGCCGCATACGAAGAGGCCGCCGGTGACCAGCCAGAAGCGGTGGTCGCGCACAGGCGTGCCCGCCGCGGTGGCGTCCGCTTGTCGAGCCGTGGCGGACGCCGCGCGGCCGGAGAAGCAGCAGGCGAGCGGCAGAAGCGCAGTGAAGAGGGCGAGCAACAGGCTGCCGAAGGCGGCGCGTCCCCCCATGGTGCTGGCGAGGTGTGGTATCCGACCCATGTCCGGCGCCGCACCGAGTGTTGCCGTTTTGTTTCGGCCGGGAACGTGAAAAAGCCGCTGACCCTTGCGGAATCAGCGGCTTCTGTCGGGTGGTGGTGATGGGCGGAATCGAACCGCCGACCTATGGGTTATGAATCCATCGCTCTAACCGTCTGAGCTACATCACCAACCGAGCGCGCGACTATAGCGGGCTGCCGTGGGGTGCGTCAATATCCTTTTCGTTCGCGGGCTGGCCGATGCGGGCGTTTCCGCTGTTCGGGCCTGCGGTGGAAGGCTTGATTTATAAGGGGTTTGCATTGACAGCGGAGGGTTGATCGGGGATGATCGCAGCTCTCCTCACAGTGTTACGACGGGTCGTCCGGATTCCCTTGCGCGCGCTTCGCTTGCTTCTACTCATGATGTTCATCGCTCCGCTCGCAGGCGGGAGTGCGTTTGCCTCGGTGCTGCGGGAAATCCCCGCCAACGCGGCAAGGATGGTGATGATCTTTGCCGGCTCCAATGCAGTGACGATCAAGGCGGACAGCTTCTTCAAGAGCAATACCGTCCTCAAGCTCAGCGCCGGCTCGCAGATCCGCGACACCGACAACCGTATCGTGCTCCCCTCCTACGTGGCGGGCGAGTTCAAGGTGCGTGCCCAGCTCGACAACAATGGCCAGATCCACCGGGTGTGGATCCTCACCCCGGCCGAGATCGCGGCGCCCGACCCCAAGCAGTGACCGGATTTACCCGATGAAGAAGCTCTACATCCGCACCTTCGGGTGCCAGATGAACGAGTACGACTCCGACAAGATGGCGGACGTGCTCGGTGCCGATGAAGGCATCATCAAGACCGACAATCCGGAAGAGGCCGACGTGATCCTCTTCAACACCTGTTCGGTGCGCGAGAAGGCGCAGGAAAAGGTGTTTCACGATCTCGGCCGGGTCAAGCACCTGAAACAGCTCAACCCCAACCTCATCATCGGCGTGGGGGGCTGCGTCGCCAGCCAGGAAGGCGAGGCCATCGTCGCGCGCGCGCCTTATGTAGACCTGGTGTTCGGGCCGCAGACGCTGCACCGCTTGCCGGCGCTGATCGAGGCGCGCAAGCAGAGCGGCCGTTCGCAGGTGGACATCTCCTTCCCGGAAATCGAAAAGTTCGACGCGATGCCGCCGGCGCGCGTCGAAGGCGCCAGCGCTTTCGTTTCCATCATGGAAGGCTGCTCCAAGTACTGCACCTTCTGCGTGGTGCCCTATACCCGCGGCGAGGAAATCTCGCGCCCGCTCGAGGACGTGCTGGCCGAGATCGCCGGGCTGGCGGCGCAGGGCGTGAAGGAAGTGACCCTGCTCGGCCAGAACGTCAATGCCTGGCGCGGCGAGATCGTGCGCGACGCGGGCGAGGAAGGCGACTTCGCCTTCCTGCTCGAATGCGTGGCCGAGATTCCGGGCATCGAGCGCATCCGCTACACCACCTCGCATCCGCGCGAGATGACGCAGCGCCTGTTCGATGCCTACGTCAAGCTCCCCAAGCTGGTGTCGCAGCTCCACCTGCCGGTGCAGTCGGGTTCCGACCGCGTGCTGGCGGCGATGAAGCGCGGCTATTCGGTGCTGGAGTTCAAGTCCATCGTGCGCAAGCTGCGCGCGGCGCGACCGGATCTGTCGCTGTCGTCCGATTTCATCATCGGCTTCCCGGGAGAGACCGAGGAAGACTTCGAGAAGACCATGAAGCTGATCGACGAGGTCGGCTT encodes:
- a CDS encoding PAS domain S-box protein encodes the protein MNDRPLPVVAAMAEAYREVAAIVFAKDCSGRYLFVNRSFERLAGRPASEIVGAGDIDLFPPDIATAFSRNDAQVLGERRALEFEETALFQGERRLYATMKSPLFDGDGALVGLIGVAKDVTARQRTSLALQEAALAVSSAGSDRIFQELTRYLSTILDADYAFIGELMAGEPQRVSTRGIYGDGAYQENMSYVLATTPCRTVVGHGFRLFAADVGAQFPADGQLSALGLKSYAGYPLCDPAGRPIGVIAVLSRRPMQDEELVASVLKIFSVRAAAEIERQRAEAALRASEASYRAIFDAAEDAIFVHDADTGEIVDANPKACRAYGYSYDELCAMPVDALCSGEPPYTGEEAARLIAEARRSGRPLQLEWHRRNKDGSLHWDELVLKMAEIAGTPRLLAFTREITARKLAEDALRRSEARLRATVEAAFDCVIGMDAEGRVIEFNPAAERVFGHARGAAMGRQLAELIVPARHREAHSRGLARYLATGHGPFLGRSVELTALHADGREFPVELAIGTARAAEGDIFIGYLRDITARKRAEAERNALEAQLRQAQKMEAIGHLAGGIAHDFNNLLAGILGYVVLGIERAEDDGDAVQARYLEQARLSCERARDLIGQMLTFSRGQRGAPRLLELGPLVVESLGLARPSFPAAVAIHSDFADDVPLVFADPVHIEQVLLNLCLNARDAMGGGGTLVVGVRHQPRVKGVCCSCRQPVEGDYVELSVTDSGPGIAPAVMDRMFEPFFSTKGGGKGGGHGSGMGLAMVHGIVHEQDGHVLVDTGSDGTRFRVLLRPQAAVGMASDDRGHGRRALPAGRLAGRVLLVDDEPTVLGCMGELLQRWGVEVCAFSDPLAARARLVAGEHIDLLLTDQAMPGLSGVELARDARAVRPALPVVLYSGNAHALPANGADGLAAVLDKPVDPQRLFALLARYLPVA
- a CDS encoding MFS transporter — translated: MGRIPHLASTMGGRAAFGSLLLALFTALLPLACCFSGRAASATARQADATAAGTPVRDHRFWLVTGGLFVCGFHVTFLVTHVPGVITACGLPSGLAGAWLAVAGGANIVGSLLAGGLIRRVAPAHLRHAGKHAREDLKRCPAQATGR
- the miaB gene encoding tRNA (N6-isopentenyl adenosine(37)-C2)-methylthiotransferase MiaB, translating into MKKLYIRTFGCQMNEYDSDKMADVLGADEGIIKTDNPEEADVILFNTCSVREKAQEKVFHDLGRVKHLKQLNPNLIIGVGGCVASQEGEAIVARAPYVDLVFGPQTLHRLPALIEARKQSGRSQVDISFPEIEKFDAMPPARVEGASAFVSIMEGCSKYCTFCVVPYTRGEEISRPLEDVLAEIAGLAAQGVKEVTLLGQNVNAWRGEIVRDAGEEGDFAFLLECVAEIPGIERIRYTTSHPREMTQRLFDAYVKLPKLVSQLHLPVQSGSDRVLAAMKRGYSVLEFKSIVRKLRAARPDLSLSSDFIIGFPGETEEDFEKTMKLIDEVGFDGSFSFVYSARPGTPAADLEDPVPQETKLRWLARLQKRIDEQAQAVSASMVGSVQRILVEGSSRKNDEELMGRTDNNRVVNFPAPSPNRDRLVGQFIEVRITSALPHSLRGEILTRES